The following is a genomic window from Mya arenaria isolate MELC-2E11 chromosome 4, ASM2691426v1.
aaagttacagcctggacacgaaaataaaaacatactggtcaaacatgttgcctgaataatcactgacaggatttgtcacagttgcctgcacactgacaggacttgtcacagtttcctgcacactgacaggaattggtgattgactgcaaacttacaggattttgttcagttgcctgcacactgacaggacttgatgattgactgcacactgacagaatttgattctcacctgcacactgacagcacattGTTCAGTTCATGCCTGCGCACCACACTGGCAGAACTTGATAATTGAcagcacactgacagcacttggtacagatacctgcacactgacaggacttttttcagttgcctgcacaatGGCAGGACTTTGTTCATATGCCTGCAAagtgacaggactttgttcaattgcctgcacactgacacaACTATGTTAacttgcttgcacactgaaagaactttaaGTATAGatacataaacaacaaacagttcacatccaataaaaaaaaaaaaaaatcaataaactgccttaagctctaaaaacCAAACATCACATCACATTCAATACCTTCGATTAATATCATCACATTTACccatctaggacaacatcacATTCCTTCTAATGttcaaaatactatttttctttaaataaatcttaagtGTATAACACTTTCCACACAGCAGATCAGATTGTAGCATCTGCATAAACAATAATCTACATggagttcaatggaaaagtctgattattaaatttagtAGTAAAAATGAAACTTCTTCttaagaataaagtgtataataattatttgaatctatgaacctataaaaagaacaataattaccttagaagtgactatgttaaagtcttaataaaatttagaatctttttactaaaaatagagagtagtggaatctccaacaaaaaggaaGACCATATATtaagcaagacttgctgcccttgcttcaagagaaAACTtcacataactatcagattttaacaaaatgtacatgtatttatactgAACTTGTAACCCACGGGGGTGAGGCCAATTTTCttccaggggcataatttgaataaacatggaaGATAGCCAATcaacaatgttacacaccaaatatttaagcactaggctTCATAGTATttaccaaaaaaagttttgtaatttttcctttaggttgccatggcaaccagagttctgcatggaattaatttctttgaacaattttgaaaaagcaccaaccaaggatcattcctatgaagtttcattaaaattgtcttaGGGGTTTAGGGGAAGATGATGATTTTAagttataaccaattgttgacactttttcTTTAGTTTGACATGGCAACCAGAGTCCTGCATGGAACTCTTtcctttgaacaattttgaataagCACCAACCAaagatcattcctatgaagtttcatcaaaattgtcccaacggtttaggagaagaagatgatcataaccaattgttgacgacggacgacagaccccagacatagaccgatcacaatagctcacaggGGGAGGGAATAAGTGTTTTTCAGGGCGATGGAAAGTGCAACGAGAGgggacttaattaaaacaaatttaggacTAGTTTTCAATGctacatgttaaatattatagTTGAGGGTATTACAGTTTTAGAGAATTTGAAATGTCAGTCTGGTGGTCTGCTACCTTAGAAAGGATGCGTACTTGtctttgtttgtacatttttattttctgttcttgttatggttggagtataaacatgaaaattgtttcatttaattcagaATGTTTTTTAGCAGTGAGTGTGATTAAAACACTTGCTCTACATGAAAATGCACGAAACATTGAAAGCTTATTATACATACTTTTAACTAATTCATGGAAGgacttttttcattaaattacagagtatattttcaataaatctgCATAGTgtcaatatgtacattttttgtaatattgtttaatttcttaTAGAGGATTATCTAATTTTCATTATATGGTACAAATCGATTCAAGGAGAATTAGGCGAGTAGAGGTTTTAATAGGTAGGGatgaaatgagaaaaaaaactaatgtatgaacagtaaaacaaactttatttcaaCAAGAAGTACCATCAATTAAAGTCAGTATAAAActtaccttgctgtaataagttcattctgaccaggtttcatatagataaagtagaaaatatggcctcaacagtgttttaacaatgttttctatgatttgacttcgtgacctagtttttgaactcaggttacccagtttcaaacttgacatagacttcataaacacaaatattctgacatagtttcatggtgatcaaagggagaatgtaacctctacagtgtttacaaagtttttctatgatttgacctagtggcctggtttttgaccttTGGTTACCtagtttcaaactctacctaaagatcatcaagaataacattctgatcaatttccatgaacatatggtcataaatgtggcctctagagtgttaacatgcttttcctattatttgacctggtgacctagttttttatcacacatgacccagattcgaatttggcctagagctaatcaatataaacattctgactcagtttcatgaacatacagtcataaatgtgacctctagagtgataacaagcttttcctatgatttaaCCTAATatcctagtttttgactgcacatgacccagattcaaacttgactttgagattattaatataaacattctgtccaagtttcatgaagatacagttataaatgtgacatctagagtgttaacatgttTCACCTTAAATATGGCCtggtgaccttgtttttgaccgcacatggcccagattcgaacttggcctagagcttatcaatattaacattatgactaagtttcatgaacataaagtcataaatgtgacctctagagtgctaacaagcttttcctatgatttgacctaatgacctagtttttgaccccacatgacccagtttaaacttgacttaaagattattaatataaacattctgaccaactttcatgaagaaacatttataaatgtgacctctagatttttaacaagcttttccttaaaatttgacctggtgacctagtttttgacagcacatgaccaagattcaaacttggcctagagctaatcaatatacacattctgactcagtttcatgaacatacagtcataaatgtgacctctacagtggtaacaagcttttcctatgatttgatcTGGTGACCTGGTTTTTTGatcgcacatgacccagatttaaacttgacttaaagattatacatataaacattctgaccaactttcatgaagatacagtcataaatgcgacctctagagtgttaacaagcttttccttcaatttgacctagtgacctagttttttaccacacatgacccagattcgaacttgacctagagattattaatattaacattctgaccaagtttcctgaagatgcataaatgtgacctctatggtgttaacaagcttttcctttaatttgacctggtgacctagtttttaccCCCtaattttattgagggtaacattctgaccaagtttcattaagattgtgcccaaattgtgacctctagagtgttaagagtcaaattgttgacaacGAACGAATatgacggacacagggcgatcacaatagctcacttTGAGCACTTcctgctcaggtgagctaaaaacctAGAACACATTTGCATGTGCCCTTATATAAGAGCACAGGTCTTGCTTCACATTGTAACTTAATCTCTGCTTACAACGTATTCCTCAGGACATCACAATATGTGCATCAAGTATTCAACTACTATTCCAAGTTCTACGTATGAACAGTGTAAGATACTATATCAAATGACAAACTGGAAATTATTCGGAATTCCCTTATATCTGAAGTTTTTCTGTAACTAGAGTTACAAGTGTTACAATTGGCATTTAGTATATAAAATTGGACAAAGAAAGTTTGTAAGCTGTAACgagattttttattataataaccaAAGTTATTGTATAAGCAGAGTTTACAGTTAGTGGAAAGCATAAATGCATTTTGGTCATAAAggacaatatttcaaatagattttatgataaaattgaaatataaatcttAGAATCTTTTAACGAATGCCCTTGATGTTTTCAAGCTAATTCATTctcattttaaaaagatataagcAAGTGATAAGTATGAGGATGAAGTTGAAATTAAACATCTATCCTAACATCACACATATGACGTCGCACACCTGCAATCACAAACATGACACTAAATATGGATGGAGAATAATAACTTTGCATGTGTTGTTATCATATCACGTTTGAAATTGTTTCACAATAAAATTGGAAAAGTCTATAAGCTATTCATTTACCAACCAAACAAAAATTATCATGGGTATCTGCGATAATTGGCATCTTGTCCCATTGAAGAAACAgtcataattttataaacataaggTGACAAATATCACCAAATCGACACGCAATGAATTTGCAGACACTTTAGAATCAGAGTTtggttgtgtgtttttgttcaaaaatgaaaatccacaaATTTAAGTACCCACTAAATTGTCCATttcaaaaatacacaaaatttcatgtcaatgaatataaaatcattcaCATTATACATTCAAGCTGACAGTCTGTGGTAGTGAAAGTTCCTTGCCATATCGATTGTTTCCCAACAAATCATTCAGGTTTGAccgttttaaaaaatatgtaccaCAAAATATTAAGTAAGTTAAATAGCATCTTCTTTTTATGTTCacataaaatattgaatcaaaataaacatattgaattcATATCACTCTgttgaaatataactttgttaaaatatattactcTCCTCAATGAAAACAGACAATAACTCTTATCCTCTATTCATAACTACATTCTGTAAAGCATACAAAGTTACAAAGACTTTGAGTGTGAacaagtatataaaatataaatcacacaaactcaatgtgtttttgtttgttttttaatgtcaaATAGTAAAACTTTGTCAATCTCATTAggaacaatatcattattacaAGAGCACAAGGTGTCAACGCATGtctgttaaaaaaagaaattggtgggaaaggggcataactcagcAATTATTATCCCCATGTTTACAGGCCTTCTgcaaattagacttttggatgaacaagcccaaattcttattCTTGGCATAAAAGTTTTGAACAACCCTgctataaaaaaatcagaatttgagcaagcccggaagacattttaccagtgcagggcttgcgggcttgtgctaatttcgaccactgcatGCCCATATAGCCTCTGGTAACATTTGCActaaatttaattcaaatatcttgaaaattTTATTAACAAGTTATTGCcaaggttaatttttttttaaatctttcaacAACTCTAGGCTGTCAAAATACTACTACAAAAAAGAAAGGTTAAAatcatgtaaaaacattttgaatgctGTACCAATTAAGAGACTTTGAAAACAAGTCATGTGAAATTCAAAAGCTTTGTTGAACATACCAGCAATGATTTAGAAAATGTGACCAATGATCCAATGGTACCAGTATATTATGTGTTCATCTTCCTCTATATTTGAAAGTTGAAGCAATGCTATTTAAGGCACACAACTTTAACACTCAGACTCTGACATTCTATTCCAAATCTTATGTACACTCGTCAAGATGCATTAATACCGTTCTTCAACATTTCGGCCAGATTCCCCGACTTGTACAGTGTCTGAGTTTCCGAGTTTCCACCAACACATTTGCCATGAATGAACACTCTGGGAACCTGAAAAAAGGTTTATCtgattataatgtttattatgtataacattatcatttttttgtaaaaatatggaCATGAATGGGAACATTTGTCACTTCCTTTTACTTTGATtggtttttagctctactggccaaaggccagaagagcttatgcaatggtaatgtgtacgtagtatgtgcatccgtgcgtctgtaaacaattgcttgtgaacacgatacagtcttcagttttgattgtatctcgatgaaacttgtacagtatctagatatccattagagctcggttcctttcgaaaaccagcctgATCCGCCCATACAttcctagattatggcccttgatagtataaaaaaatgctattgtgtaaacactagcttgtgaacacgatacagtcttcagttttgattgtatctcgatgaaacttgtacagtatttagatatccattagagctctgTTCCtgtcgaaaaccagccagatccgaccatgcatgcctagattatgggccttgaaagtattaaaaaatcagttcgtctgtaaacaattgcttgtgaacatgatacagtcttcagttttgattgtatctcgatgaaacttgtacagtatttagatatccattagaacttggttccttttgaaaaccagccagatctgcccatgcatgcctggattatgggtcttgtaagtataaaaaatgctattttaagctaagtctatttttagccaagtctacatgagtgaagtctatttttagccaagtttacatcatgtaaagtcacaattacttttgaaggtttgttcaagttatgccccttgggtcattactgcacccccccccccccccccccccggagaTTGTCCCGCAAGGGACCAGTGCGGCAAATGTAAACGACCTCGGCGACGTTGGCGGAGGCCCAGGGAagagttctcttttctttgttAGGGAcggactcccccccccccctcaaattGGGAAacgttaaaaacctttttgtctgaaaccactatgcaaatccttgctattttgaacaaggctttatttagtggtccactaccatggttgttcatattatgccccttgggtcaaaactggcactgccctgggtgtcacttatttaagaaatattttcaaaatcttcttgtttcaaaccacaaggcccatacctttgatatttgttgtggagcatcatatgatgcaattgaaaacatttgaaataatgccccttgggcaaaagctggccccaccccttttgacttacatattaatttttaaagctacagtaatgaaattttgaccatgtgaacagttttgcaaacaagcattaatgttgtcctcagatgtccttgactttgacctttgaccgactttttatttttaaagctacagaaaagaaattttgacgatgagtacagctttgaaagcaaatattttttaccctcagattacctttacttggcacatattaaaatagctcatgcaactaatctgttaaacacttcctgtcctcagatgttgaacgtgcagcgttttcagctaacccaaacactaaaagtgaactatataattatttgttgcctattactcaaacgtacatgctctggattgaaaatgaccacaagagccatgccagtagagcataggcccttttgggcctcttgtttaaagttgaaaacaaacaaaaagagCAATAATTGCAGCTGCCTCCTCGTGTCTGatgttgtttactttcagtCAAAAGGGGCATTTCTCAATATTCATTATAGCAAGAGTTTTGCGCCTTGATACACATGTGGGCAAAGTTTTACGGAATTCCGAATATCTTGAAGTTTAGGTTTTATCAAGACAATGACAACATCaagctattttttttaaacaagttgaGCTGAATGAAATCTGAAAAGTAATTATGGTATTGAAAGGATATAAGACATGTTAGTGACAAGCAGCTTATACCAAAGGCaaacttgtttttttctaattgtaAAACTGGTCAACACCAAACCCTCTAAAATTTTACCACACCTGACTGGTGAGTGGCAGCAGACATGGGGCGATTAATTGAAATCTATAAAATCACAAGCATTTTGAACCAGGTAATTGATTTCACTTTAACTATTGCTTGTACAAAGTTCATGCTTACTTGTTAAAATACCTTACTAGTATTTACATGAAAAGAAATACTTACTCAATACAAATTGAAACACTCTCATGTGAATACCTGAATATTGTGTTATGGTGCTTCATAacagaaatcatttttattacaaaatctAACTCATATATACTATTTGcacattatgatatttattttaaatcacaaactcAGGCAAAATACCTAGTGGCCAAAATTACCCAGAAAGCCATGTACTGGTTAAATGCTTTCCCAGCTTGATATGGCACGGCTTGTCAAAAAAGCATGATGCCAGGTACTGTGttagaatttgggcttgttcatttAAAAGCCTAATGTTCTATAACTGTTTAACAAGTATCATGCAGGGAGACTTACTGTATGTGCTCCCGTCATTTCACCGAGAATGGACTGTACTCTGACTCCATCTTCTCTGCGGTCAAGTTCAAACACTTGTGGTTCGACCCCGAGCTCACTGAAAACCCGTTTCGTTGACCTACAGTAAGGACATGTGGTCTTGGAGAAGATGACAACGCTGTTGTTGGAAATAGTTTTTTGTACAAACTCAGCCTCCGGTGAACCCATGAGACTCTGTCTTCCTCCCATGGTAAGTGTGTAAGGTGTCCTGATGTTTTAAGTTAATCTGGAAAAGaggtttaaattattttaaacacatgttcTATTAGGTATCATAGTTTTCGTTAACAAGTGGACTGTCTTGACAAGGGAATTACAGTACTGTTCATAGCATAAACATATGGTACAGTCCAGACAGTTTTataactgttataaataaactaCCTTTGGTAAAGTGTGAATTTTCATTGCTAAGGTTGTAGTAACCACAGGGGTTTCTCTCAACTTTTTTTACCCTATATATAATCTATTGacaacagaaaaaaatagacgcgacaaaaaaatgaaagaaaaccCTGTGGTCgcatctacatgtatatataaataattaaatataactacatgtaGGTGATTAAAGCATTGTTTCTTTTGCCATTCAATCAACTTTAGAgatcaaacattttcattattgtcTTTATCAGCAAGATAACCATTGAATTATCCACTGC
Proteins encoded in this region:
- the LOC128231168 gene encoding uncharacterized protein LOC128231168, producing MGGRQSLMGSPEAEFVQKTISNNSVVIFSKTTCPYCRSTKRVFSELGVEPQVFELDRREDGVRVQSILGEMTGAHTVPRVFIHGKCVGGNSETQTLYKSGNLAEMLKNGINAS